In Paroedura picta isolate Pp20150507F chromosome 15, Ppicta_v3.0, whole genome shotgun sequence, the genomic window atcatagggttggaaggggccatacaggccatctagtccaaccccctgctcaacgcaggattatccACAGATGATTTTTAGAAACTACAAGAATTCCCAATTTCTTAGAAAAGGGGGGTTATATCTCTGCTCCTTTAATCATTGTCAAGAAAGATTAGGAAAAATTCAACCCGGAAGAGTTGCACATCATCTGCACTAATGGAAAAATCCATAAGCAATTGTATTGttggtccgtccgtccgtccgtccatccattgctttttataccaccctcccttgttgCTCAAGGCACTTTACAACACAGGACAATGTACAGTTTGTATTGCAATATGAAATACAGTACTCAAAGTCAAACTTAGGAAACTGAATCAACATGATCAAATGTTTAAACCGGTAACCATTGAACCACTTAACTAATGTTTAACAGGTTGGCTGGACTGGGAATAGCCTTGTGATGTATCTGGTAGGCatatctggtgtgtgtgtgtgtgggggggtcaggaTCTGAGGCCCCCAGCAGATGGCATCAGCTCATCGGCCCAACTTGGTTTTTGATGAAATGTTTTCTTATCTCTTTTCAGAAGAATTCTTGTGATAATCGTTTGCATCTCTTTCTGTTGGGGATCTTTCAGGTATCGTTTAGCTCCAGAGCCCCCTCATCCAGCACAGATCGAGGACTGCGTGTCAGCTGTCATATATTTTCTAAAAGAAACAAGAAATTACGGAGTGGATCCAAACCGTATTATCCTTGTAGGGGATAGTAGTGGAGGAACACTTGTTTCCGTGGTTTATTGTCTTCTGGTAGCAAGGAAAGATCTCCCCAAAAGACCAGCTCAGGTGGTGATTTATCCAGGCTTCCAGATGATTGACCTTACATTGCCTTCCTATCAGCAGAACCCCATTGCCCCTGTCTTGGGTTTcaaatgggctttgcagcttgCTGTGAAGTTTACTACTGATGAGTCTGTGGATGTCAGTGGGTTTATGAAGAATGCCCATGTCCCTGATGGTTTTTTAGGGAAATACGGGAAATGGATTAGTGCCGATCACATTCCAGATGACTCTAAGGCGAGAAGCTACGTCCCGATAGCACGTGCTCCGTTTTCAGAGAAGCTTTACAAACTAGCTGAATTAACTTTTCGAGATGATGTTTGCCCACTTTTATCAGAAGATGACATTATCCGTCAGCTCCCAGAGACTTTCCTTTTGACCTGCGAGTATGATGTTCTCCGGGATGATGGACTGTTGTATAAGAAACGTCTCGAGGATAACGGCGTGCCTCTGACTTGGCTTCACCTTGACAAAGGAATCCATGGAATTATGTTCCAAACTGATCACGTACCTTTTCAGTTCAAAGATGCCACAAAAGCAATGGGTCCCATTGTCGATTTCATACAGAAGTGCTAACGTGAAACGACCTTCAGTGTGGGACATCTGTGCCCCTTACTTCACATGTGATTTCAGTGGCTTTCTTTggaacttttgttttgttttgaaacgAGGATCGTGAAAATCTTGGTGGTGCCCAGGCAATGGAGATATACCGTGATTATTGGGGACAGGACAAACATCTGAGTTCAAATATCATTGCATCCCAACTGTTTGGCGTCTTTTCAAGAAATAGGttcccctgcccttcctcttATCAAACATTTCTTGGGTTATCTCTTGATACTCTGATATTATTAGTCAATATGAAGCGCAATCCTCCTTCCCTCAACCCTTAAGCCAGATAAAGTCTCAAATTCTCCACAGCCACACCTCATATTTCACACCTGAGAGAAACGAACACCTTGGCTCAGATTCTTGACTCACCATCTTGGGATATCTTTCCTTGTTATCAAAAGTCGACAAACCACAGGAGTAAGTTATAAGGAGGGAGGAGAATCTTGGCTCAGGTTCTTGACCGAGATTCTTATatgtttattaattatatttatataccaccctccccgaaggctcagggtacTTTACATCAGACTGGAACGATACAGATAACAGATGTCTTGAGATATCTTTCCTAGTGATCAGATGTTGACAAACCATAGAATCAAAGCAAGTGTCTCTCCACCACTGCCTCCTGCAAAGATAAGGAGATTGGAGTCCGCAGCATAATTCTTTTTAGAACGTCTACTTCCATGTAAGCtgctaactcagtggttctcaacctgggggtcgggatacCCTTGgggggtcgaacggccctttcacaggggtcatggcaaggcaagcagcttggccaggggggcgccatccacccaacggccttgtggggtagatcgagataagagcgttcgtctgtctggagcaccaGAATGGAGCGAGATTGGAAAGGCGCACaactgaacggagaaaccccagggaaaaaaaacaatttatgtacaatcatgaacaatggatcttcatgccattggtcagttttggtttaatttctgtga contains:
- the LOC143824818 gene encoding LOW QUALITY PROTEIN: arylacetamide deacetylase-like 3 (The sequence of the model RefSeq protein was modified relative to this genomic sequence to represent the inferred CDS: inserted 1 base in 1 codon) translates to MFSLGWILEKLGICSQVXMIAVFPEDKNIHIKDEQFDNVPVRIYEPKHPVSKQGRYIIYIHGGAGLVGPIKSYKHLMAPLCRKLTLGTETMVVDIGYRLAPEPPHPAQIEDCVSAVIYFLKETRNYGVDPNRIILVGDSSGGTLVSVVYCLLVARKDLPKRPAQVVIYPGFQMIDLTLPSYQQNPIAPVLGFKWALQLAVKFTTDESVDVSGFMKNAHVPDGFLGKYGKWISADHIPDDSKARSYVPIARAPFSEKLYKLAELTFRDDVCPLLSEDDIIRQLPETFLLTCEYDVLRDDGLLYKKRLEDNGVPLTWLHLDKGIHGIMFQTDHVPFQFKDATKAMGPIVDFIQKC